The sequence ATGTATGGAGAGAAATCCTGGCATGCATAATTATACCGATAACCGCAAAATATTTCGGTAAATATGCTGCTATTGCTCCCGGTGGGGCTACAACAATGGATGTTACACTACCTGTAATACAAAAATCAGTAGGAACCGATATGGTAATGGCAGCTTTTATAAATGGTGCAATATTATCAGCCATGGTGCCTATTCTTGTACCTTTATTAATAAAAATCCCTTTTTAAAGGGTTAAAAAGGTGAGATTATGAAACATAAGAAAAAATACGAAAACCTTGAGTTGAATCTTATTACAAAAAGGGCTATTATCTTTTTTGTAAATAGGTACCGTGAATTCCGTTCAGTTTCTTCAAATTTATATATAAAAGTTAAACTTTATTTTTTAAAAAACAAGTTTATAAATAAAAGAGACTCTGCATTCTTTGTAAAAATTAATATCATAAAAAAGAAGCACAAAGATATAATATTTTTGTTAACTTTCAGTTTGGTTTTTATATTTATGATAATATACAGTAGTGTTTTTGACATGTTGCAACCCCTCGACTACAATGGCAAAACGAAAGAAAAAATTATAGAAATTCTGCCTGGGAAAAACACTTCTCAGATAGCCAGGCTTTTAAAACACGAAAAATTGATTAAGAATGAAAAAGTGCTAATAATATATGCCAAGATAAAGGGATTAGATTCAAAGTTGAAAGCAGGTAAATATATTTTACATCCGGCCATGTCCATTCCTGAAATAGTAAAGGATCTTTCCGAAGGCAATGTCCTAAATGAAAGCATAAGGTTTACGATTCCGGAGGGATTAGAATTAAAGGAAATTGCCGAACTTTTAGAAAAAAAGGGTCTTGTTGATAGTGAATATTTTATCGAAATAGCAAAGGTCAAAAACTTCCCTTTTGACTTCTTAAAAGGCCTACCCGGGGATACAACCCTAGAGGGCTATCTTTTCCCTGATACCTATGAGGTAAATAAAGACATAGGTGAAAAGGGTATAATAAAGATAATGTTAAGGAGATTCGAGAATATATTCAATGCTGATTTTGTTTCTAGGGCAAGGGAATTGAGGTTGTCCGTTCATGAGGTAATAACCCTTGCATCGATTATTGAAAGGGAAGCAAAGGTTGATGATGAAAGACCATTAATCTCATCGGTTTTCCATAACAGGTTGAAAATAGGAAAGCTGCTGCAATCATGTGCTACAGTTCAATATGCATTAGGCGAAAGGAAAGAGACCCTTTTATTCAAGGATCTAGAAATCGATTCACCTTATAATACTTATAAAGTACCCGGATTACCTCCAGGTCCAATATCAAATCCGGGTGAAGCGTCTATTAAAGCAGCATTATTTCCAGCAGAGACGGATTATCTATATTTTGTTTCCAATGGAGATGGGACCCATACGTTTAGCAGAACATACGGAGAACATTTAAGAACAATTAATAGAAATAATTAATGATAGATATACTTTGTAGTTAGTTTAATATTTAGAGCAATACATATATCCCGCAATGCGGCCCTGTCAATTGCTAGTGGCCTCTTTAGCTGTTGCAATGGAGGAAAATATGGGAACAATTAATTATGACTTTATAGAAGAATTTATAAGACAGTTTATTCCCGAAAGAGATGCCTTGCTTCTTGAAATTGAACGTTCAGCCAAAGAGAAAGGTATTCCTATCGTTGAACCTGAAGTAGGTCAATTGATATACCTGCTGGCTCGTATAAAGAAATGCAAGGCAATCCTTGAAATAGGAACAGCCATAGGATATTCGACGATTATCCTTGCCGGGGGCCTTGAACCCGGAGGAAGGCTGATTACAATAGAAAAAGACAAGGAAATGGCTGATGAGGCTGAAAAGAATTTTCAACGTTTAGGTCTATCAAATGTTATACTGCTTAAAGGGGATGCCCTTGAGATTTTAAAAAATATGGTTTCAACAGGAAATTATCAATTTGATTTTATATTTCTTGATGCAGCTAAGGGCCAGTATGTTCAATTTTTGCCTCTATGTTACAGGCTTTTAAATACCGGTGGACTTTTAGTGGCTGATAATGTACTTTATAAAGGTATGGTGGCAAATCGAGATTTATTAAAACGAAGGAAAATAACTATCGTAAAGAGGCTAAAAAAATATTTGAATCAAGTGACCAGCCATCCAAATTTGGAAACATCAATTTTACCTATCGGTGATGGTGTTTCTATAAGTTTAAAGGTTTGAAAGGGAGATACTTATGAAAAAACCCGAATTACTGGCTCCTGCAGGAAATTTAGAAAAACTGAAGATAGCTGTATTGTATGGAGCAGATGCAGTTTATTTAGGCGGTCAAAACTATGGTTTAAGGGCCTTTACCGATAATTTTACATTTGAAGAAATGCAAGCGGGAGTCGATTTTGCCCATAAATATAATGTGAAGGTATATGTGACCGTTAACATCTTTTTTCACAATGATGATTTAAATGGATTAATACCTCACCTGAAGAAAATTGCAGAAATCGGGGCTGATGGAATAATAGTTTCAGACCCCGGTATTGTAATGCTGGCAAGAAAGGAAGTACCGGAGCTTGAACTTCACCTGAGCACCCAGGCAAATACTACTAACTGGGCCAGTGCCTGTTTTTGGTACGAACAGGGGGTAAAGAGGATCATCCTCGCAAGGGAACTCTCACTTCAGGAGATTAAAGAAATAAGAGAAAAAACCCCCCGGGATTTGATGTTAGAGGTCTTTATCCACGGAGCTATGTGTATTTCGTATTCCGGGCGGTGTCTGCTCAGCAATTATATGGCGTACAGAGATTCTAATAGGGGAGAATGTGCCCATCCATGCAGATGGAAATACTATTTAATGGAAGAACAGAGGCCGGGGGAGTATCTGCCGGTATTTGAAGATGACAGGGGTACGTATATTTTAAATTCTAAGGATCTGTGTATGATTCATAAAATACCGGAAATGGTAGAAACAGGGGTCGATAGTTTTAAAATAGAAGGCAGAATGAAAAGCGTTCACTATGTCGCCAGTGTAATAAAGGCATACAGGGAAGCTATTGATACATACTTCAAGGCACCCCAGAATTACAAATTCAACCCCCAATGGTTAAGGGATATTGAAAAGTCCAGCCATAGAGAGTTTACTACCGGATTTTATTTCGGAAAGCCTACAGGTCTGGATCAAATATATGGAAACAGCTCTTATATAAGGGAATATGATTTTGTAGGACTGGTCGTTGATTATAAGGAGGATAAAAAATTGGCTCTTGTAGAACAGAGAAATAGATTTTGTGTCGGTGAGGTTATAGAATTTTTCGGTCCTAAGGGCGAGAGCTTTTCACAGCGAATTGAAAAGTTGTGGGATGAAAATGGCAATGAGATCGATTGTGCACCACATCCTCAACAAAGGGTTATGATTAAGACAGAATTCCCGGTGAGCCCGTACTGCATCTTACGACGGAAAAGGGATAATTGAGATTTAATATGAAAATCCTCATCTATCCATCCATTTTCATTTTGCATACTTATGAATTTCTTTACATCTGCTAAAAACTAGTTTTTCTGGGGATACCATTAATTCCCTCATGCACTATTATATCATAAATATATCTTAAATTTCTTTTCTTTCAGCTAGATATCAAATAAGAATTAAAAAAAATAATATATACAAGCACTTTTACCTCCAATTATTCATATAATTTAAGGTAACCAAATTGGAGGTGAAGTGCCAATGGTACCAGCGTTACTTGCTGCTTTGTTGGGATTTGGGAAGGAACTACTGGTATTTGTTTCTTACATTACTAATAGCACAACCTTTCCCGAACCCCTTTCATCCGAAGAAGAGGAAAAATATCTTAAATTGTATAAAGAAGGAGATGAAGAAGCAAGGAATATTTTAATAGAAAGGAATCTCAGGCTGGTAGCCCATATAGTAAAGAAATTCGGGAATACTAGCGAAGATACAGATGACCTTATTTCAATAGGAACCATTGGCCTCATAAAAGCTATTTCTACCTTTGACCCTAATAAAGGAACCCGTCTTGCAACATATGCTGCAAGATGTATTGAAAATGAGATCCTGATGAATCTTCGTACTACGAAAAAGACAAAAATTGAAGTTTCGCTTCATAACCCTATAGGTATTGATAAAGAAGGCAATGAAATATCATTAATGGATATTCTAGGGACCGATTCTGATGCTGTAACTGATGAAATTGCATTAAAGTTTCAAAAGAAACGGCTTTATGATAAAATAAAATCTGCATTAAAGGGCAGGGAAAAAAAGGTAATCGAGTTAAGATACGGCCTCTTAAATGGTTCTGGAAAAACCCAGCGAGAAATCGCCCATATATTGGGGATTTCCAGGTCATATGTTTCGAGAATAGAGAAGAGGGCTATAAAAAAACTTAGTAAAGAATTAAATCCTGAAAGCTGCCATTGATTCCGGCAGCTTTTTGTTTTATCATAGTTATATAACATACATATTAAATGATTACGATGAGGTGTAGAAATGCTTAAGCTATTTTGCCCGGATATGTATATTCAATCAATATACTTTCTTAAACCAGAAGACTTGGCAAACAGGGGGATTAAGGGGATAATTGTTGATCTTGATAATACCCTTGTTCCCTGGAATGCAGAAGAACCAGATAATAAGCTAATATCCTGGTTTAAAGGGTTTGACAAACGAGGCATTAAGATGTGTATAGTTTCAAATAATAAAAAAAACCGCGTCAAATCTTTTGCGAACGAATTGAGTATACCTTTTATCCATAAGGCAGTAAAACCTCGAAAAAAGGCTTTTCTTAAAGGAATAAAACTCTTAGGGACGGAAATATTCAATACTGCTGTAATCGGAGATCAAATTTTA is a genomic window of Koleobacter methoxysyntrophicus containing:
- the mltG gene encoding endolytic transglycosylase MltG, which gives rise to MKHKKKYENLELNLITKRAIIFFVNRYREFRSVSSNLYIKVKLYFLKNKFINKRDSAFFVKINIIKKKHKDIIFLLTFSLVFIFMIIYSSVFDMLQPLDYNGKTKEKIIEILPGKNTSQIARLLKHEKLIKNEKVLIIYAKIKGLDSKLKAGKYILHPAMSIPEIVKDLSEGNVLNESIRFTIPEGLELKEIAELLEKKGLVDSEYFIEIAKVKNFPFDFLKGLPGDTTLEGYLFPDTYEVNKDIGEKGIIKIMLRRFENIFNADFVSRARELRLSVHEVITLASIIEREAKVDDERPLISSVFHNRLKIGKLLQSCATVQYALGERKETLLFKDLEIDSPYNTYKVPGLPPGPISNPGEASIKAALFPAETDYLYFVSNGDGTHTFSRTYGEHLRTINRNN
- a CDS encoding O-methyltransferase; translation: MGTINYDFIEEFIRQFIPERDALLLEIERSAKEKGIPIVEPEVGQLIYLLARIKKCKAILEIGTAIGYSTIILAGGLEPGGRLITIEKDKEMADEAEKNFQRLGLSNVILLKGDALEILKNMVSTGNYQFDFIFLDAAKGQYVQFLPLCYRLLNTGGLLVADNVLYKGMVANRDLLKRRKITIVKRLKKYLNQVTSHPNLETSILPIGDGVSISLKV
- a CDS encoding YqeG family HAD IIIA-type phosphatase, which codes for MLKLFCPDMYIQSIYFLKPEDLANRGIKGIIVDLDNTLVPWNAEEPDNKLISWFKGFDKRGIKMCIVSNNKKNRVKSFANELSIPFIHKAVKPRKKAFLKGIKLLGTEIFNTAVIGDQILTDILGGNRLGFYTVLVIPMSSKELWWTRLMRKVERVIINMLIKKGLLKKPL
- a CDS encoding peptidase U32 family protein — protein: MKKPELLAPAGNLEKLKIAVLYGADAVYLGGQNYGLRAFTDNFTFEEMQAGVDFAHKYNVKVYVTVNIFFHNDDLNGLIPHLKKIAEIGADGIIVSDPGIVMLARKEVPELELHLSTQANTTNWASACFWYEQGVKRIILARELSLQEIKEIREKTPRDLMLEVFIHGAMCISYSGRCLLSNYMAYRDSNRGECAHPCRWKYYLMEEQRPGEYLPVFEDDRGTYILNSKDLCMIHKIPEMVETGVDSFKIEGRMKSVHYVASVIKAYREAIDTYFKAPQNYKFNPQWLRDIEKSSHREFTTGFYFGKPTGLDQIYGNSSYIREYDFVGLVVDYKEDKKLALVEQRNRFCVGEVIEFFGPKGESFSQRIEKLWDENGNEIDCAPHPQQRVMIKTEFPVSPYCILRRKRDN
- the sigK gene encoding RNA polymerase sporulation sigma factor SigK produces the protein MVPALLAALLGFGKELLVFVSYITNSTTFPEPLSSEEEEKYLKLYKEGDEEARNILIERNLRLVAHIVKKFGNTSEDTDDLISIGTIGLIKAISTFDPNKGTRLATYAARCIENEILMNLRTTKKTKIEVSLHNPIGIDKEGNEISLMDILGTDSDAVTDEIALKFQKKRLYDKIKSALKGREKKVIELRYGLLNGSGKTQREIAHILGISRSYVSRIEKRAIKKLSKELNPESCH